ATGGTAAACAGCAGACAGTCCTTTTTTGAAGCTTTGCTTATGCAGTCGCCAATTGATAAAATTTCCTTACGAATTGACATTCCTTTTCTGGTGTTGCAGAATTTAAGACGTCAATAAATATGTTTAACCCTTAAAATTAATTCAGATGAAAAATATTTTATTACCAACAGATTTTTCCGACAATTCGTTTCAAGCCATTGGCTATGCTTTGCAGCTTTTTGAACAGGATGTTTGTAAGTTTTATTTGTTACATACCTACACACCCGTAATTTATAATATGGATTATATGCAAGGTTCTACAGCGCAGTTTGAGCTCATGGACGCTGTTAGAAGCGCCTCTGTTGATGGCTTGAAGCGTTTTGAGGCTAAAATTAATGCAGCCTATAAAAATTCAAACCATACCATAGAGAGCATTTCATCATTTAATACTTTAACACAAGAAGTTAAAAACATAGTAGCCAAAAAAAATGTAGATTTTATTGTTATGGGAACTCAAGGAGCTACAGGTGCTAAAGAAGTGCTTTTTGGAAGTAACGCTGTTCATGTGTTTAAAAATGCTACCTGCCCGGTTTTAGCTATTCCTAAAGAAACCAAATTTAAAGCGCCTAAAAACCTGCTATTTCCTACAGATTATGGTATTAATTATCAGGACAAAAACATACAACCTATAATTAAAATTTCCAAACCACATAACTCCCAGGTACATGTCATGCACGTCTCTTTTGGTGATGATTTAACTGATGAACAAAGGCAGAATCAAGAAACGTTGAAGCGGTATCTTGAAAAAACGCCGCATGATTTTCACGATATTCGTAATGATGCCGTTTCTGCGGCTATTGTAGATTTTCAGAAGCAGCAATCTGTAGATATGTTAGTTATGATAAACAATAAGCATTCATTTTTTGAAAACCTCTTTTTTAAATCTAGAATTAATCAAATCGGTTTTCATATTGGTATTCCATTTTTGGTAATTCCATCGTAAGCACAAAATCATAAGATTTAAAATAAATAATTATGAAACAGGATGCATCTAATTCAGGTATAAGTATCATAAAATCCTCTGGAGAACGTGTTAAATTCTCATTAGAGAAATTACGAACATCCTTAAGTCGATCAGGTGCTGAAAAAGAGGTGGTAAATCGGATTGTAGATGTTGTTCGAGATGAGTTATATCAAGGTATTTCCACCAAAGAAATTTATAATAGAGCTTTTGCTTTACTCAAAAAAGAAAAGCGCTATTATGCTTCAAAATACAAATTAAAGAAAGCGATTTATGAATTAGGGCCAACGGGTTTTCCGTTCGAAAACTTTATAGCAGCACTGCTTAAATATTCTGGTTATGAAACAAAAGTTGGACAGATTCTTCAAGGTA
Above is a window of Bizionia sp. M204 DNA encoding:
- a CDS encoding universal stress protein → MKNILLPTDFSDNSFQAIGYALQLFEQDVCKFYLLHTYTPVIYNMDYMQGSTAQFELMDAVRSASVDGLKRFEAKINAAYKNSNHTIESISSFNTLTQEVKNIVAKKNVDFIVMGTQGATGAKEVLFGSNAVHVFKNATCPVLAIPKETKFKAPKNLLFPTDYGINYQDKNIQPIIKISKPHNSQVHVMHVSFGDDLTDEQRQNQETLKRYLEKTPHDFHDIRNDAVSAAIVDFQKQQSVDMLVMINNKHSFFENLFFKSRINQIGFHIGIPFLVIPS